In a single window of the Thermanaerothrix sp. genome:
- a CDS encoding flavin reductase family protein, producing the protein MEKNIDPKALFSFSYGMYIVSSLNSEGRYNGQVANAAMQVTGDPCGVAVCLHKSNLTTEYIGESGLFSISVLSSEAPMTFIGQFGFKCGRDIDKFCNVKYELGSTGVPMVLDYALSVLEARVVGAFDIFTHRMFFGEVISSRVVSPGEPLTYSDYHLIKKGKSPKNAPTFVFNQLK; encoded by the coding sequence TTGGAGAAGAACATAGACCCTAAGGCCCTTTTCAGCTTCAGCTACGGCATGTACATAGTCTCCTCCCTGAACTCCGAGGGGCGTTACAACGGCCAGGTGGCCAACGCGGCGATGCAGGTAACCGGAGACCCCTGTGGGGTGGCGGTGTGCCTTCACAAGTCCAACCTCACCACCGAGTACATAGGGGAGTCGGGGCTTTTCTCCATATCGGTGCTGTCCTCCGAGGCCCCCATGACATTCATAGGCCAGTTCGGCTTCAAGTGCGGCCGAGACATAGACAAGTTCTGCAACGTCAAGTACGAGCTGGGCTCCACCGGGGTGCCCATGGTGCTTGACTACGCCCTGTCGGTGCTGGAGGCCAGGGTGGTGGGGGCCTTCGACATCTTCACCCACCGCATGTTCTTCGGGGAGGTCATATCCTCCCGGGTGGTGTCCCCCGGGGAGCCCCTGACCTACTCGGACTACCACCTCATAAAGAAGGGCAAGTCCCCCAAGAACGCCCCCACCTTCGTCTTCAACCAGCTGAAGTGA